A DNA window from Engystomops pustulosus chromosome 10, aEngPut4.maternal, whole genome shotgun sequence contains the following coding sequences:
- the LOC140104447 gene encoding uncharacterized protein isoform X2, whose protein sequence is MSSYEVSRIVQKCQKERDDALRREESSRDKLKRLEVSSRTQIQELKAKLKEATSENKNLHRTVKKLRIDLGLEGNPRFKGKVTKDIIRELQVQEDHCSHLKEDNHLLSVQLRQMLPVMVRTQEQNAELQSQLHQMQSKVTHLSQQNTQLSQQLQESHREREDLEKVHLRLKKSIEEAKSVTSRSVQTTTSIPVTLPTTYKRVPRESAGSQAAHLASEKRKASSGMSDSPPMSAGNTQKTHYTTLRNQS, encoded by the coding sequence ATGTCGTCCTATGAAGTCAGCCGAATTGTGCAGAAGTGTCAAAAGGAGAGAGACGATGCGCTCCGGAGAGAGGAGTCGTCCAGGGACAAGCTGAAGCGTCTCGAGGTGTCTTCACGCACTCAGATCCAGGAACTGAAAGCCAAACTGAAGGAAGCGACCAGCGAGAACAAGAATCTCCACCGCACGGTGAAGAAGCTGAGAATAGACCTGGGCCTGGAAGGAAATCCCAGATTTAAAGGGAAGGTGACCAAGGATATCATCAGGGAGCTCCAGGTGCAGGAGGACCACTGCTCCCACCTGAAGGAGGACAACCACCTGCTCTCCGTGCAGCTCAGACAAATGCTCCCGGTGATGGTGAGGACCCAGGAGCAGAACGCCGAGCTGCAGAGCCAACTCCACCAGATGCAGAGCAAAGTGACCCATCTCTCCCAGcagaacacccagctttcccagcagCTGCAGGAAAGTCACAGGGAGAGAGAAGACCTGGAGAAGGTCCATCTGAGGCTGAAGAAATCCATCGAAGAGGCCAAGAGCGTCACCAGCCGCTCCGTCCAGACAACCACATCCATCCCCGTCACGTTACCCACCACCTACAAGAGGGTCCCCCGGGAGTCCGCCGGCTCGCAGGCCGCACACCTCGCATCAGAGAAGAGGAAAGCTTCATCGGGAATGAGTGACTCTCCACCAATGTCTGCCGGGAACACACAGAAAACTCACTACACGACTTTACGCAACCAATCCTGA
- the NDC1 gene encoding nucleoporin NDC1 isoform X1 has protein sequence MSDRKVLRWRVAASLAWTVILLPLSCLVFICLSKFQIFHPAQCVTDSIKDALSSSTFFCLLILSILQAIECSFSVQFHSVAPSIPSSRLSMIGLILLPQHVLHSVVHAAMGVLVFWCCTVLGRSQYQGLAIPCSPEPSNPGATIPAMCVNERYLFLLLTGGFMGYTYSLRYFLHNMNCLSFPSVQQFKYLQFRQTVPKLLKLSCVQSLYLTRNFAAVYFFLGYIPRKWIQSVLNLQMDQHLPPLDTVRGLLDLSLFYQIWLSGVFLLTTWYIVWLLFQIYTTEACMFPVQTAFPEEAQKCLPNVMSCSSPLLKYLAFQDLMLLSQYSPSRRQEVFSLSQPGGHPHNWTNISRECLGVLTNLTSRLIAYQEAAASNGRVRLSSSSSETRKSSSSSGTSLINDTVDPSPNLVPTPLTPLPLLLKPGASLKGSWDSGSPFASPAIGRITGALDQNSPWHGSVQSPHVMRRGAKLWTCGPDIQSNGSEVSPVSKSPSPGSSEGQRLLHVWLQSIKEQIKHFLGKRVLFMYLFSKHPEASSQEVFADSQIHIWALEGLSHLVAASFSEDRMGVVQTTLSTILTTLLNLQEAVEKHFKLPHASSKPARPSLSLVDSSYKTLRFAVRSTLKTAIYRITTKFGEHLHAVPVSSEHRKKLQQFLDFKE, from the exons ATGAGTGACAGAAAG GTGTTGCGATGGAGGGTTGCGGCCAGTCTTGCCTGGACCGTTATCCTGTTGCCGCTGAGCTGCTTGGTCTTCATCTGTCTCAGCAAATTCCAGATCTTCCACCCGGCACAATGTGTGACAG ACTCCATAAAGGACGCCCTGAGCAGCTCCACGTTCTTCTGTCTGCTGATCCTGAGTATCCTGCAGGCCATCGAGTGCTCCTTCAGTGTGCAGTTCCATTCCG TGGCGCCGTCCATCCCCAGTTCCCGGCTTTCCATGATCGGGCTGATCCTGCTCCCCCAACATGTGCTTCACTCTGTCGTACACGCTGCTATGGGGGTGCTGGTGTTCTGGTGCTGCACGGTCCTGGGTCGCAGTCAGTACCAGGGCCTGGCTATCCCCTGCAGTCCTGAGCCCAG TAATCCAGGGGCCACCATTCCGGCCATGTGTGTGAATGAGCGCTACCTCTTCCTGCTGCTCACCGGAGGATTTATGGGGTACACCTACAGCCTGCGATACTTTCTGCACAATATGAACTGCCTGTCTTTCCCTTCTGTGCAG CAATTCAAGTATTTGCAGTTCCGCCAGACGGTCCCCAAACTGCTGAAGCTCAGCTGTGTCCAGTCCTTGTACCTGACCCGGAACTTTGCTGCTGTCTACTTCTTCCTGG GTTATATCCCACGGAAATGGATTCAATCTGTCCTGAACCTCCAGATGGATCA ACATTTGCCTCCGCTGGATACTGTCCGTGGACTCCTTGACTTGTCACTATTTTACCAGATTTGGCTGTCGGGAGTGTTTCTTCTCACCACCTGGTATATTGTGTGGCTGCTCTTCCAGATCTACACTACAGAG GCCTGCATGTTCCCGGTGCAGACCGCTTTTCCTGAAGAAGCACAAAAATGTCTCCCTAACGTGATGAGCTGCAGCTCTCCTCTCCTCAAA tatctcgcCTTCCAAGACTTGATGCTCCTCTCACAATATTCTCCATCTCGAAGACAAGAAGTGTTCAGCCTGAGCCAGCCAG GAGGACATCCTCACAATTGGACCAACATCTCCAGGGAGTGCTTGGGTGTCTTAACCAATCTGACATCAAGGCTTATCGCTTACCAGGAGGCGGCTGCGAGTAACGGACGTGTCAGACTCTCATCATCCTCTTCAGAGACCAGGAAGTCCTCCAGCAGCTCTG GCACATCGCTCATTAATGATACTGTTGACCCTTCCCCAAACCTTGTTCCTACCCCTCTGACCCCTCTCCCTTTACTTCTGAAGCCTGGGGCTTCTCTTAAAGGGAGTTGGGACTCTGGAAGTCCATTTGCCTCTCCCGCCATTGGTCGCATCACTGGTGCTTTGGACCAAAATTCTCCATGGCACGGATCAGTACAGAGCCCCCATGTGATGAGACGGGGGGCAAAGCTGTGGACCTGTGGCCCAG ACATCCAGAGCAATGGCTCAGAAGTGTCTCCGGTCTCTAAATCGCCCAGCCCTGGTAGCAGTGAGGGGCAGCGGCTCCTCCATGTGTGGCTGCAGAGCataaaggagcag ATCAAACATTTCTTGGGCAAACGTGTTTTGTTCATGTATTTATTCAGCAAG CATCCGGAGGCCTCCAGTCAGGAGGTGTTTGCAGATTCACAGATCCACATTTGGGCTTTGGAAG GTTTGTCACATTTGGTGGCGGCGTCCTTCTCGGAAGACAGAATGGGAGTTGTGCAGACCACCCTCTCCACTATCCTCACCACATTACTAAATCTACAAGAG GCTGTGGAGAAGCATTTTAAGCTTCCGCATGCGTCCAGCAAACCCGCCAGACCTTCGCTGAGTTTAGTAGACTCCTCTTACAAGACGCTAAGGTTCGCTGTTAGATCCACTCTGAAGACGGCGATCTACAGGATCACCACTAAATTCGGAGAGCACTTGCA CGCCGTTCCCGTATCCTCAGAACATCGGAAAAAACTGCAGCAATTTCTGGACTTCAAGGAATAA
- the NDC1 gene encoding nucleoporin NDC1 isoform X2, with protein MSDRKVLRWRVAASLAWTVILLPLSCLVFICLSKFQIFHPAQCVTDSIKDALSSSTFFCLLILSILQAIECSFSVQFHSVAPSIPSSRLSMIGLILLPQHVLHSVVHAAMGVLVFWCCTVLGRSQYQGLAIPCSPEPSPGATIPAMCVNERYLFLLLTGGFMGYTYSLRYFLHNMNCLSFPSVQQFKYLQFRQTVPKLLKLSCVQSLYLTRNFAAVYFFLGYIPRKWIQSVLNLQMDQHLPPLDTVRGLLDLSLFYQIWLSGVFLLTTWYIVWLLFQIYTTEACMFPVQTAFPEEAQKCLPNVMSCSSPLLKYLAFQDLMLLSQYSPSRRQEVFSLSQPGGHPHNWTNISRECLGVLTNLTSRLIAYQEAAASNGRVRLSSSSSETRKSSSSSGTSLINDTVDPSPNLVPTPLTPLPLLLKPGASLKGSWDSGSPFASPAIGRITGALDQNSPWHGSVQSPHVMRRGAKLWTCGPDIQSNGSEVSPVSKSPSPGSSEGQRLLHVWLQSIKEQIKHFLGKRVLFMYLFSKHPEASSQEVFADSQIHIWALEGLSHLVAASFSEDRMGVVQTTLSTILTTLLNLQEAVEKHFKLPHASSKPARPSLSLVDSSYKTLRFAVRSTLKTAIYRITTKFGEHLHAVPVSSEHRKKLQQFLDFKE; from the exons ATGAGTGACAGAAAG GTGTTGCGATGGAGGGTTGCGGCCAGTCTTGCCTGGACCGTTATCCTGTTGCCGCTGAGCTGCTTGGTCTTCATCTGTCTCAGCAAATTCCAGATCTTCCACCCGGCACAATGTGTGACAG ACTCCATAAAGGACGCCCTGAGCAGCTCCACGTTCTTCTGTCTGCTGATCCTGAGTATCCTGCAGGCCATCGAGTGCTCCTTCAGTGTGCAGTTCCATTCCG TGGCGCCGTCCATCCCCAGTTCCCGGCTTTCCATGATCGGGCTGATCCTGCTCCCCCAACATGTGCTTCACTCTGTCGTACACGCTGCTATGGGGGTGCTGGTGTTCTGGTGCTGCACGGTCCTGGGTCGCAGTCAGTACCAGGGCCTGGCTATCCCCTGCAGTCCTGAGCCCAG TCCAGGGGCCACCATTCCGGCCATGTGTGTGAATGAGCGCTACCTCTTCCTGCTGCTCACCGGAGGATTTATGGGGTACACCTACAGCCTGCGATACTTTCTGCACAATATGAACTGCCTGTCTTTCCCTTCTGTGCAG CAATTCAAGTATTTGCAGTTCCGCCAGACGGTCCCCAAACTGCTGAAGCTCAGCTGTGTCCAGTCCTTGTACCTGACCCGGAACTTTGCTGCTGTCTACTTCTTCCTGG GTTATATCCCACGGAAATGGATTCAATCTGTCCTGAACCTCCAGATGGATCA ACATTTGCCTCCGCTGGATACTGTCCGTGGACTCCTTGACTTGTCACTATTTTACCAGATTTGGCTGTCGGGAGTGTTTCTTCTCACCACCTGGTATATTGTGTGGCTGCTCTTCCAGATCTACACTACAGAG GCCTGCATGTTCCCGGTGCAGACCGCTTTTCCTGAAGAAGCACAAAAATGTCTCCCTAACGTGATGAGCTGCAGCTCTCCTCTCCTCAAA tatctcgcCTTCCAAGACTTGATGCTCCTCTCACAATATTCTCCATCTCGAAGACAAGAAGTGTTCAGCCTGAGCCAGCCAG GAGGACATCCTCACAATTGGACCAACATCTCCAGGGAGTGCTTGGGTGTCTTAACCAATCTGACATCAAGGCTTATCGCTTACCAGGAGGCGGCTGCGAGTAACGGACGTGTCAGACTCTCATCATCCTCTTCAGAGACCAGGAAGTCCTCCAGCAGCTCTG GCACATCGCTCATTAATGATACTGTTGACCCTTCCCCAAACCTTGTTCCTACCCCTCTGACCCCTCTCCCTTTACTTCTGAAGCCTGGGGCTTCTCTTAAAGGGAGTTGGGACTCTGGAAGTCCATTTGCCTCTCCCGCCATTGGTCGCATCACTGGTGCTTTGGACCAAAATTCTCCATGGCACGGATCAGTACAGAGCCCCCATGTGATGAGACGGGGGGCAAAGCTGTGGACCTGTGGCCCAG ACATCCAGAGCAATGGCTCAGAAGTGTCTCCGGTCTCTAAATCGCCCAGCCCTGGTAGCAGTGAGGGGCAGCGGCTCCTCCATGTGTGGCTGCAGAGCataaaggagcag ATCAAACATTTCTTGGGCAAACGTGTTTTGTTCATGTATTTATTCAGCAAG CATCCGGAGGCCTCCAGTCAGGAGGTGTTTGCAGATTCACAGATCCACATTTGGGCTTTGGAAG GTTTGTCACATTTGGTGGCGGCGTCCTTCTCGGAAGACAGAATGGGAGTTGTGCAGACCACCCTCTCCACTATCCTCACCACATTACTAAATCTACAAGAG GCTGTGGAGAAGCATTTTAAGCTTCCGCATGCGTCCAGCAAACCCGCCAGACCTTCGCTGAGTTTAGTAGACTCCTCTTACAAGACGCTAAGGTTCGCTGTTAGATCCACTCTGAAGACGGCGATCTACAGGATCACCACTAAATTCGGAGAGCACTTGCA CGCCGTTCCCGTATCCTCAGAACATCGGAAAAAACTGCAGCAATTTCTGGACTTCAAGGAATAA
- the LOC140104447 gene encoding uncharacterized protein isoform X1: MSSVAARSPSELSLSDLPRYPAVRTYMSSYEVSRIVQKCQKERDDALRREESSRDKLKRLEVSSRTQIQELKAKLKEATSENKNLHRTVKKLRIDLGLEGNPRFKGKVTKDIIRELQVQEDHCSHLKEDNHLLSVQLRQMLPVMVRTQEQNAELQSQLHQMQSKVTHLSQQNTQLSQQLQESHREREDLEKVHLRLKKSIEEAKSVTSRSVQTTTSIPVTLPTTYKRVPRESAGSQAAHLASEKRKASSGMSDSPPMSAGNTQKTHYTTLRNQS; this comes from the exons ATGAGTTCTGTGGCCGCCAG ATCTCCCTCTGAGTTGAGCCTCTCCGATCTGCCCCGGTACCCTGCGGTTAGGACCTACATGTCGTCCTATGAAGTCAGCCGAATTGTGCAGAAGTGTCAAAAGGAGAGAGACGATGCGCTCCGGAGAGAGGAGTCGTCCAGGGACAAGCTGAAGCGTCTCGAGGTGTCTTCACGCACTCAGATCCAGGAACTGAAAGCCAAACTGAAGGAAGCGACCAGCGAGAACAAGAATCTCCACCGCACGGTGAAGAAGCTGAGAATAGACCTGGGCCTGGAAGGAAATCCCAGATTTAAAGGGAAGGTGACCAAGGATATCATCAGGGAGCTCCAGGTGCAGGAGGACCACTGCTCCCACCTGAAGGAGGACAACCACCTGCTCTCCGTGCAGCTCAGACAAATGCTCCCGGTGATGGTGAGGACCCAGGAGCAGAACGCCGAGCTGCAGAGCCAACTCCACCAGATGCAGAGCAAAGTGACCCATCTCTCCCAGcagaacacccagctttcccagcagCTGCAGGAAAGTCACAGGGAGAGAGAAGACCTGGAGAAGGTCCATCTGAGGCTGAAGAAATCCATCGAAGAGGCCAAGAGCGTCACCAGCCGCTCCGTCCAGACAACCACATCCATCCCCGTCACGTTACCCACCACCTACAAGAGGGTCCCCCGGGAGTCCGCCGGCTCGCAGGCCGCACACCTCGCATCAGAGAAGAGGAAAGCTTCATCGGGAATGAGTGACTCTCCACCAATGTCTGCCGGGAACACACAGAAAACTCACTACACGACTTTACGCAACCAATCCTGA